The proteins below are encoded in one region of Apium graveolens cultivar Ventura chromosome 4, ASM990537v1, whole genome shotgun sequence:
- the LOC141717074 gene encoding CENP-B homolog protein 2-like → MASHLKGVTKSTMTDEARKALCEYKRENSSCTQKDLQLWLENKFHLKVSQGTISNTLKRSADYLAANYLEKRKDIKRHKPAKYPDMEKVLYEWFLQYQDRVNMTGELILEKAKETMKILYPQQDQEHTFSQGWLEKFKLRHGIKSFRRFGESGSVDVQDMEKKLESIREKINQFPMKDVFNMDETGLFYRLQADHSLATKQLEGRKQDKERLTVVICCNEDGSEKILLWIIGKYAKPRCFKNVNMGSLNCHYRANKRAWMTSVLFDEYIRWFDSQMQGRRILFVVDNCPAHPKNIEGLQNVELYFLPPNMTSKIQPCDAGIIRAFKMHYRRRFYRGLLEGYELGQSDPGKINVLDAINYVVAMWTTNVKQESIARCFQHCKIRSIDEVSSNLNEHTTPEEYIHELEVMIKDLGYRNKMDVNNFLDYPGENESCSEVQSIEEIANTILENSVEDDLEDDTTPLEPVTRKEALKASKMLNNFLMQHESTTPELLDAIRKIRDELHVDLNYMKKQTTIESYFTKM, encoded by the coding sequence ATGGCTTCTCATCTAAAAGGTGTCACAAAATCAACAATGACGGATGAAGCAAGAAAAGCATTATGTGAATATAAAAGAGAAAATTCATCATGCACTCAAAAAGATCTCCAGTTGTGGCTCGAGAATAAGTTTCATCTAAAAGTTAGTCAAGGTACAATATCAAATACACTGAAAAGGTCAGCAGACTATCTTGCAGCTAATTACTTGGAGAAAAGAAAAGATATTAAGCGACATAAACCAGCAAAATATCCAGATATGGAGAAGGTTCTCTATGAATGGTTTCTCCAGTACCAAGATCGTGTTAATATGACAGGAGAGCTAATTTTAGAGAAGGCAAAAGAGACCATGAAAATTTTATACCCTCAACAAGATCAGGAGCACACTTTTTCTCAAGGTTGGCTTGAGAAATTCAAGTTAAGACATGGTATTAAGTCATTTCGTCGCTTTGGAGAAAGTGGTTCTGTTGATGTACAGGACATGGAAAAGAAACTGGAGTCCATAAGGGAAAAAATAAACCAGTTCCCTATGAAAGATGTTTTTAACATGGACGAAACTGGTTTGTTTTACAGGTTACAAGCTGATCACTCTCTTGCTACGAAACAACTTGAAGGAAGAAAACAAGACAAAGAAAGGCTCACGGTTGTTATATGTTGCAATGAAGATGGCTCTGAAAAAATTCTTTTATGGATTATTGGAAAGTATGCAAAGCCACGGTGCTTCAAGAATGTTAACATGGGCAGCTTGAATTGTCATTATCGTGCAAACAAAAGAGCTTGGATGACTAGTGTACTTTTTGATGAATACATTCGTTGGTTTGATAGCCAAATGCAAGGCAGAAGAATTTTGTTTGTGGTAGATAACTGTCCAGCACATCcaaaaaatattgaaggactacaaAATGTTGAGTTGTACTTCTTGCCACCTAACATGACATCAAAAATCCAACCTTGTGATGCAGGAATTATAAGAGCTTTCAAGATGCACTATCGCAGGAGATTTTATCGTGGGTTATTAGAAGGTTATGAGTTGGGACAATCTGATCCAGGAAAGATTAATGTTTTGGATGCTATCAATTATGTAGTCGCGATGTGGACGACAAATGTAAAACAAGAGTCAATAGCAAGGTGCTTTCAACATTGCAAAATTCGTTCCATAGATGAAGTTTCGAGCAATTTAAATGAACATACAACTCCGGAAGAATACATTCATGAACTTGAGGTGATGATTAAGGATCTAGGTTATCGTAATAAAATGGATGTTAATAACTTCTTAGATTATCCGggtgaaaatgaatcatgttctGAGGTCCAGAGTATAGAAGAGATTGCAAACACCATCCTTGAAAATAGTGTTGAAGATGATCTTGAAGACGATACAACACCGTTGGAGCCGGTTACACGTAAAGAAGCACTCAAGGCATCAAAAATGCTTAATAACTTTTTGATGCAACATGAAAGCACCACACCCGAGCTTTTGGATGCAATAAGGAAGATTAGGGATGAGCTtcatgttgatttaaattatatgaaaaagcaaactacaattgaatcatattttacaaagatgtaa